The Gasterosteus aculeatus chromosome 17, fGasAcu3.hap1.1, whole genome shotgun sequence genome includes a window with the following:
- the mtss1 gene encoding protein MTSS 1 isoform X1, with translation MDAGIEKECSALGGLFQLIMNDMKASYPTWEDFVTKGAKLQSQLRTTILVTGAFLDAFQKVADMATGTRGATKEIGSALTRMCMRHRSIESKLKLFTTALSEGLVTPLELKMEEWKKVASQLDKDHAKEYKKARADIKKKSSDTIKLQKKMKKGKDEVRGQLDSALQDVNVRYAVLEDTEKRAVCRALIEERARYCSFVSMLKPVLDHEINMLGEVTHLQTILEDLTNLTAEPNKLPPSSEQVILDLKGSDFNYSYQTPPASPSNTLSRKSSISSNYQSGSVRHVPSLDSISAVDGEHIQEAGAQLASGGAENGLLAPPQSAYSHRGERARAMSASGKSCSARDQLALTLGALNSDAPRSSRDSLHCSSGYSTQTTTPSCSEDTIHTHTVKKEPPLYVDYESISLHGDADSFSLHHLSHGGGSQSDFDRSSTIPRNSDLSFQYRKFAQSKRPSSTVSLLAEPDFIGRSAHQPASHTATIRRKPSSKPAYRRGTISGGVPIPICTPQVPLKALAGNAGSDENVFVVPSAGGPGGLGYSKLCTSTQSLSALPPPSSPYYQLVPGQMPIPVPCRPPEGGNAKQQQQRQFHQQQLQQHQHISQQLNQQHRNQLQQHHQQQQEIQQQHQLQQHHQQQQEIQQQQLHQHHQQQQEIQQQQQQLHQHHQQQQEIQQQQQQQLQQHHHQQQQEIQQQQQQLQQQHHHHHQQQQLQPPQSLLQLHHQQQQEIQLQQHHQQQQLQPPQSLQLQHHQDQYQEQKPKLYQQAYAPQGEPSTLVHSSHHQLQAPPPADPEQQQQQPEAAALEGGGDMLNQIRAVKLKRTLTNDRSAPFLPAPTNHK, from the exons ATGGATGCGGGTATCGAGAAGGAATGCAGCGCCTTGGGAGGGCTCTTCCAGCTCATCATGAACGACATGAAG GCCAGTTACCCAACGTGGGAGGACTTCGTAACCAAAGGAGCCAAGCTACAATCCCAgctcag GACAACCATCTTGGTAACCGGAGCCTTCCTGGATGCTTTTCAGAAGGTGGCAGACATGGCGACCGGGAcgagag GGGCCACCAAAGAGATCGGCTCAGCGCTGACCAGGATGTGCATGAGACACCGCAGCATCGAGTCCAAACTCAAACTGTTCACCAC AGCTCTTTCAGAAGGCCTCGTCACTCCGCTGGAGCTGAAGATGGAGGAGTGGAAGAAAGTGGCCAGTCAGCTGGACAAGGACCACGccaaag AGTACAAGAAGGCCCGAGCGGACATCAAGAAGAAATCGTCGGACACCATCAAACtgcagaagaagatgaagaaag ggaagGACGAGGTGCGTGGCCAGCTGGACAGCGCGCTGCAGGACGTCAACGTGCGTTACGCCGTCCTGGAGGACACGGAGAAGCGAGCCGTGTGCAGAGCGCTGATAGAGGAAAGAGCTCGTTACTGCAGCTTCGTCAGCATGCTGAAGCCCGTactg gaccaTGAGATCAACATGCTGGGTGAGGTGACCCACCTGCAGACTATTCTGGAAGATCTCACCAACCTGACGGCCGAGCCAAATAAACTCCCCCCGTCCAGCGAGCAG GTGATTTTGGACCTGAAAGGTTCTGATTTTAACTACAGCTACCAGactcctccagcttctcccaGTAACACTCTGTCGAGGAAGAGCAGCATCAGCAg TAACTACCAGTCTGGATCGGTGAGACACGTCCCCTCCTTGGACTCCATCAGTGCTGTGGATGGAGAGCAcatccag GAAGCCGGCGCTCAGCTCGCCAGCGGCGGAGCGGAGAACGGCCTGTTGGCTCCGCCCCAAAGCGCCTACTCGCACCGCGGAGAGCGAGCCCGAGCCATGTCTGCGTCTGGCAAG tcttgCTCGGCCCGCGATCAGCTGGCGTTGACGTTGGGTGCGTTGAATTCGGACGCCCCGAGGAGCAGCAGGGACTCTCTGCACTGCTCCAGCGGCTACAGCACTCAGACCACCACCCCGTCCTGCTCTGAGGacaccatccacacacaca CTGTAAAGAAAGAGCCTCCCCTCTATG TCGACTACGAGTCCATCTCTCTTCACGGGGACGCCGACTCCTTCTCCCTGCACCACCTCTCCCACGGCGGCGGAAGCCAGTCGGACTTCGACCGGTCCTCCACCATCCCGAGGAACTCCGACCTCAGTTTCCAGTACAGGAAGTTCGCCCAGTCCAAGCGGCCCTCCTCCACCGTCAGCCTGCTGGCCGAGCCCGACTTTATCGGCAGGTCCGCCCACCAGCCGGCGTCGCACACCGCGACCATCCGCCGCAAACCCTCGTCTAAGCCGGCGTACCGCCGCGGCACCATCAGCGGGGGTGTCCCCATCCCCATCTGCACGCCACAGGTCCCCCTCAAAGCGCTCGCGGGGAACGCCGGCAGCGACGAGAACGTCTTCGTGGTGCCGTCTGCCGGAGGACCCGGAGGTTTGGGTTACAGCAAACTCTGCACCTCCACCCAGAGCCTCAGcgccttgccccccccctcctccccgtacTACCAGCTGGTCCCCGGTCAGATGCCCATCCCGGTGCCCTGCAGGCCGCCAGAGGGCGGCAACgccaaacagcagcaacagagaCAGTTCCACCAACAGCAACTGCAGCAACATCAGCACATCAGCCAGCAGCTGAATCAGCAGCATCGtaaccagctgcagcagcaccaccagcagcagcaggagatccagcagcagcaccagctgcagcagcaccatcagcagcagcaagagatccagcagcagcagctgcaccagcaccaccagcagcagcaagagatccagcagcagcagcagcagctgcaccagcaccaccagcagcagcaagagatccagcagcagcagcagcagcagctgcagcagcaccaccaccagcagcagcaagagatccagcagcagcagcagcagctgcagcagcagcaccaccaccaccatcagcagcagcagctgcagcctccgcagagcctgctgcagctgcaccaccagcagcagcaggagatccagctgcagcagcaccatcagcagcagcagttgcaGCCTCCGCAgagcctgcagctgcagcaccacCAGGATCAGTACCAGGAGCAGAAACCGAAGCTGTACCAGCAGGCCTACGCCCCCCAGGGAGAGCCCTCCACCCTGGTCCACAGCTCTCACCACCAGCTCCAGGCTCCTCCGCCCGCCGacccggagcagcagcagcagcagccggaggCGGCGGCCCTGGAAGGCGGGGGGGACATGCTGAACCAGATCCGAGCTGTAAAGCTCAAACGGACCCTGACCAACGATCGCTCCGCCCCCTTCCTGCCCGCTCCGACCAATCACAAATGA
- the LOC120835537 gene encoding zinc-binding protein A33-like translates to MASRSGEDLSCSVCQGIFKDPVVLSCSHSFCRDCLKRWWAEKLTQDCPVCKRRSSRSDPPASLVIKNLCESFILERDQRGPEKVCSLHSEKLKLFCLDHLQPVCVVCRDSKTHNNHRFKPINEAAEDLKEEIQKYLKPFKEKLKLFVKVKGNCDQTAAHMKVQARHTEVKIKDQFKKLHRFLEEEEEARLSALREEEKQKSQMMEEKMEPLSREIAALSDTVRATEEQLRAEDISFLNHYKAAVERVRQPPLLEDHQLLSGALIDQAKHLGNLTYNIWDKMKEMVSYSPVVLDPNTAYPELVLSEDLTSVSRGERQKLPDNPERFNSFIAVLGSEGFNSGIYSWDVEVGDNACWFVGVAEESVERKGSVLSGMWRIGFSMGSYKALYPSAQPINLSLREKLQRIRVHLDWAKGLFFFDADTKKHIFTFSHKFTQKLFPYISSSNKLPIKILPQLVSDVCWDSVPRPEGK, encoded by the coding sequence ATGGCTTCCAGGTCCGGGGAGGATCTCTCCTGTTCCGTCTGCCAGGGCATCTTCAAGGATCCCGTGGTTCTGTCGTGTAGCCACAGCTTCTGTAGGGACTGTCTGAAGAGATGGTGGGCAGAGAAACTCACTCAGGACTGTCCAGTGTGTAAAAGAAGATCCTCGAGGAGTGATCCACCTGCTAGTTTGGTGATTAAGAACCTGTGTGAGTCCTTCATTCTGGAGAGAGATCAGAGAGGTCCAGAGAAGGTCTGCAGTCTGCACTCTGAGAAACTCAAACTCTTCTGTCTGGACCATCTGCAGCCAGTGTGTGTCGTCTGCAGagattcaaaaacacacaacaaccacAGGTTCAAACCCATCAATGAGGCTGCTGAGGATCTCAAAGAGGAGATCCAGAAATACCTGAAGCCCTTCAAGGAGAAACTGAAGCTCTTTGTAAAAGTTAAAGGAAACTGTGatcaaacagcagcacacatGAAGGTCCAGGCACGACACACAGAGGTGAAGATTAAGGACCAGTTCAAGAAGCTTCACCGGTTtctagaggaggaagaggaggccaggCTCTCTgctctgagggaggaagagaagcagaagagtcagatgatggaggagaagatggagcctCTGAGCAGAGAGATAGCAGCTCTTTCAGACACAGTCAgagccacagaggagcagctgagagctGAAGACATCTCCTTCCTGAACCACTACAAGGCTGCAGTGGAAAGAGTCCGGCAGCCCCCCCTGCTGGAGGACCACCAGCTGCTCTCAGGAGCTCTGATAGACCAGGCCAAACACCTGGGCAACCTGACCTACAACATCTGGGACAAGATGAAGGAGATGGTCTCCTACAGTCCTGTGGTTCTAGACCCAAACACTGCTTATCCAGAACTCGTTCTGTCAGAAGATCTGACCAGTGTGAGtcgaggagagagacagaagctCCCCGATAATCCAGAGAGGTTTAACTCCTTCATCGCTGTCTTGGGCTCTGAGGGCTTTAACTCTGGGATTTACAGCTGGGACGTGGAAGTTGGAGACAATGCATGCTGGTTTGTGGGGGTGGCAGAAGAGTCTGTTGAGAGGAAAGGGAGTGTGTTGTCAGGAATGTGGAGGATTGGGTTCTCTATGGGGAGTTATAAAGCCCTCTACCCATCAGCCCAGCCTATCAATCTCTCACTGAGGGAGAAGCTCCAGAGGATCAGAGTCCACCTGGACTGGGCAAAAGGTCTGTTCTTCTTCGATGCTGACACTAAGAAACACATCTTCACCTTCTCACACAAGTTCACCCAGAAGCTGTTTCCgtacatcagcagcagcaataaACTCCCCATTAAGATTTTACCCCAGCTGGTCAGTGACGTTTGCTGGGACAGCGTTCCACGTCCTGAAGGGAAGTAA
- the mtss1 gene encoding protein MTSS 1 isoform X3: MCMRHRSIESKLKLFTTALSEGLVTPLELKMEEWKKVASQLDKDHAKEYKKARADIKKKSSDTIKLQKKMKKGKDEVRGQLDSALQDVNVRYAVLEDTEKRAVCRALIEERARYCSFVSMLKPVLDHEINMLGEVTHLQTILEDLTNLTAEPNKLPPSSEQVILDLKGSDFNYSYQTPPASPSNTLSRKSSISSNYQSGSVRHVPSLDSISAVDGEHIQEAGAQLASGGAENGLLAPPQSAYSHRGERARAMSASGKSCSARDQLALTLGALNSDAPRSSRDSLHCSSGYSTQTTTPSCSEDTIHTHTVKKEPPLYVDYESISLHGDADSFSLHHLSHGGGSQSDFDRSSTIPRNSDLSFQYRKFAQSKRPSSTVSLLAEPDFIGRSAHQPASHTATIRRKPSSKPAYRRGTISGGVPIPICTPQVPLKALAGNAGSDENVFVVPSAGGPGGLGYSKLCTSTQSLSALPPPSSPYYQLVPGQMPIPVPCRPPEGGNAKQQQQRQFHQQQLQQHQHISQQLNQQHRNQLQQHHQQQQEIQQQHQLQQHHQQQQEIQQQQLHQHHQQQQEIQQQQQQLHQHHQQQQEIQQQQQQQLQQHHHQQQQEIQQQQQQLQQQHHHHHQQQQLQPPQSLLQLHHQQQQEIQLQQHHQQQQLQPPQSLQLQHHQDQYQEQKPKLYQQAYAPQGEPSTLVHSSHHQLQAPPPADPEQQQQQPEAAALEGGGDMLNQIRAVKLKRTLTNDRSAPFLPAPTNHK, from the exons ATGTGCATGAGACACCGCAGCATCGAGTCCAAACTCAAACTGTTCACCAC AGCTCTTTCAGAAGGCCTCGTCACTCCGCTGGAGCTGAAGATGGAGGAGTGGAAGAAAGTGGCCAGTCAGCTGGACAAGGACCACGccaaag AGTACAAGAAGGCCCGAGCGGACATCAAGAAGAAATCGTCGGACACCATCAAACtgcagaagaagatgaagaaag ggaagGACGAGGTGCGTGGCCAGCTGGACAGCGCGCTGCAGGACGTCAACGTGCGTTACGCCGTCCTGGAGGACACGGAGAAGCGAGCCGTGTGCAGAGCGCTGATAGAGGAAAGAGCTCGTTACTGCAGCTTCGTCAGCATGCTGAAGCCCGTactg gaccaTGAGATCAACATGCTGGGTGAGGTGACCCACCTGCAGACTATTCTGGAAGATCTCACCAACCTGACGGCCGAGCCAAATAAACTCCCCCCGTCCAGCGAGCAG GTGATTTTGGACCTGAAAGGTTCTGATTTTAACTACAGCTACCAGactcctccagcttctcccaGTAACACTCTGTCGAGGAAGAGCAGCATCAGCAg TAACTACCAGTCTGGATCGGTGAGACACGTCCCCTCCTTGGACTCCATCAGTGCTGTGGATGGAGAGCAcatccag GAAGCCGGCGCTCAGCTCGCCAGCGGCGGAGCGGAGAACGGCCTGTTGGCTCCGCCCCAAAGCGCCTACTCGCACCGCGGAGAGCGAGCCCGAGCCATGTCTGCGTCTGGCAAG tcttgCTCGGCCCGCGATCAGCTGGCGTTGACGTTGGGTGCGTTGAATTCGGACGCCCCGAGGAGCAGCAGGGACTCTCTGCACTGCTCCAGCGGCTACAGCACTCAGACCACCACCCCGTCCTGCTCTGAGGacaccatccacacacaca CTGTAAAGAAAGAGCCTCCCCTCTATG TCGACTACGAGTCCATCTCTCTTCACGGGGACGCCGACTCCTTCTCCCTGCACCACCTCTCCCACGGCGGCGGAAGCCAGTCGGACTTCGACCGGTCCTCCACCATCCCGAGGAACTCCGACCTCAGTTTCCAGTACAGGAAGTTCGCCCAGTCCAAGCGGCCCTCCTCCACCGTCAGCCTGCTGGCCGAGCCCGACTTTATCGGCAGGTCCGCCCACCAGCCGGCGTCGCACACCGCGACCATCCGCCGCAAACCCTCGTCTAAGCCGGCGTACCGCCGCGGCACCATCAGCGGGGGTGTCCCCATCCCCATCTGCACGCCACAGGTCCCCCTCAAAGCGCTCGCGGGGAACGCCGGCAGCGACGAGAACGTCTTCGTGGTGCCGTCTGCCGGAGGACCCGGAGGTTTGGGTTACAGCAAACTCTGCACCTCCACCCAGAGCCTCAGcgccttgccccccccctcctccccgtacTACCAGCTGGTCCCCGGTCAGATGCCCATCCCGGTGCCCTGCAGGCCGCCAGAGGGCGGCAACgccaaacagcagcaacagagaCAGTTCCACCAACAGCAACTGCAGCAACATCAGCACATCAGCCAGCAGCTGAATCAGCAGCATCGtaaccagctgcagcagcaccaccagcagcagcaggagatccagcagcagcaccagctgcagcagcaccatcagcagcagcaagagatccagcagcagcagctgcaccagcaccaccagcagcagcaagagatccagcagcagcagcagcagctgcaccagcaccaccagcagcagcaagagatccagcagcagcagcagcagcagctgcagcagcaccaccaccagcagcagcaagagatccagcagcagcagcagcagctgcagcagcagcaccaccaccaccatcagcagcagcagctgcagcctccgcagagcctgctgcagctgcaccaccagcagcagcaggagatccagctgcagcagcaccatcagcagcagcagttgcaGCCTCCGCAgagcctgcagctgcagcaccacCAGGATCAGTACCAGGAGCAGAAACCGAAGCTGTACCAGCAGGCCTACGCCCCCCAGGGAGAGCCCTCCACCCTGGTCCACAGCTCTCACCACCAGCTCCAGGCTCCTCCGCCCGCCGacccggagcagcagcagcagcagccggaggCGGCGGCCCTGGAAGGCGGGGGGGACATGCTGAACCAGATCCGAGCTGTAAAGCTCAAACGGACCCTGACCAACGATCGCTCCGCCCCCTTCCTGCCCGCTCCGACCAATCACAAATGA
- the mtss1 gene encoding protein MTSS 1 isoform X2 — protein sequence MDAGIEKECSALGGLFQLIMNDMKASYPTWEDFVTKGAKLQSQLRTTILVTGAFLDAFQKVADMATGTRGATKEIGSALTRMCMRHRSIESKLKLFTTALSEGLVTPLELKMEEWKKVASQLDKDHAKEYKKARADIKKKSSDTIKLQKKMKKGKDEVRGQLDSALQDVNVRYAVLEDTEKRAVCRALIEERARYCSFVSMLKPVLDHEINMLGEVTHLQTILEDLTNLTAEPNKLPPSSEQVILDLKGSDFNYSYQTPPASPSNTLSRKSSISSNYQSGSVRHVPSLDSISAVDGEHIQEAGAQLASGGAENGLLAPPQSAYSHRGERARAMSASGKSCSARDQLALTLGALNSDAPRSSRDSLHCSSGYSTQTTTPSCSEDTIHTHIDYESISLHGDADSFSLHHLSHGGGSQSDFDRSSTIPRNSDLSFQYRKFAQSKRPSSTVSLLAEPDFIGRSAHQPASHTATIRRKPSSKPAYRRGTISGGVPIPICTPQVPLKALAGNAGSDENVFVVPSAGGPGGLGYSKLCTSTQSLSALPPPSSPYYQLVPGQMPIPVPCRPPEGGNAKQQQQRQFHQQQLQQHQHISQQLNQQHRNQLQQHHQQQQEIQQQHQLQQHHQQQQEIQQQQLHQHHQQQQEIQQQQQQLHQHHQQQQEIQQQQQQQLQQHHHQQQQEIQQQQQQLQQQHHHHHQQQQLQPPQSLLQLHHQQQQEIQLQQHHQQQQLQPPQSLQLQHHQDQYQEQKPKLYQQAYAPQGEPSTLVHSSHHQLQAPPPADPEQQQQQPEAAALEGGGDMLNQIRAVKLKRTLTNDRSAPFLPAPTNHK from the exons ATGGATGCGGGTATCGAGAAGGAATGCAGCGCCTTGGGAGGGCTCTTCCAGCTCATCATGAACGACATGAAG GCCAGTTACCCAACGTGGGAGGACTTCGTAACCAAAGGAGCCAAGCTACAATCCCAgctcag GACAACCATCTTGGTAACCGGAGCCTTCCTGGATGCTTTTCAGAAGGTGGCAGACATGGCGACCGGGAcgagag GGGCCACCAAAGAGATCGGCTCAGCGCTGACCAGGATGTGCATGAGACACCGCAGCATCGAGTCCAAACTCAAACTGTTCACCAC AGCTCTTTCAGAAGGCCTCGTCACTCCGCTGGAGCTGAAGATGGAGGAGTGGAAGAAAGTGGCCAGTCAGCTGGACAAGGACCACGccaaag AGTACAAGAAGGCCCGAGCGGACATCAAGAAGAAATCGTCGGACACCATCAAACtgcagaagaagatgaagaaag ggaagGACGAGGTGCGTGGCCAGCTGGACAGCGCGCTGCAGGACGTCAACGTGCGTTACGCCGTCCTGGAGGACACGGAGAAGCGAGCCGTGTGCAGAGCGCTGATAGAGGAAAGAGCTCGTTACTGCAGCTTCGTCAGCATGCTGAAGCCCGTactg gaccaTGAGATCAACATGCTGGGTGAGGTGACCCACCTGCAGACTATTCTGGAAGATCTCACCAACCTGACGGCCGAGCCAAATAAACTCCCCCCGTCCAGCGAGCAG GTGATTTTGGACCTGAAAGGTTCTGATTTTAACTACAGCTACCAGactcctccagcttctcccaGTAACACTCTGTCGAGGAAGAGCAGCATCAGCAg TAACTACCAGTCTGGATCGGTGAGACACGTCCCCTCCTTGGACTCCATCAGTGCTGTGGATGGAGAGCAcatccag GAAGCCGGCGCTCAGCTCGCCAGCGGCGGAGCGGAGAACGGCCTGTTGGCTCCGCCCCAAAGCGCCTACTCGCACCGCGGAGAGCGAGCCCGAGCCATGTCTGCGTCTGGCAAG tcttgCTCGGCCCGCGATCAGCTGGCGTTGACGTTGGGTGCGTTGAATTCGGACGCCCCGAGGAGCAGCAGGGACTCTCTGCACTGCTCCAGCGGCTACAGCACTCAGACCACCACCCCGTCCTGCTCTGAGGacaccatccacacacaca TCGACTACGAGTCCATCTCTCTTCACGGGGACGCCGACTCCTTCTCCCTGCACCACCTCTCCCACGGCGGCGGAAGCCAGTCGGACTTCGACCGGTCCTCCACCATCCCGAGGAACTCCGACCTCAGTTTCCAGTACAGGAAGTTCGCCCAGTCCAAGCGGCCCTCCTCCACCGTCAGCCTGCTGGCCGAGCCCGACTTTATCGGCAGGTCCGCCCACCAGCCGGCGTCGCACACCGCGACCATCCGCCGCAAACCCTCGTCTAAGCCGGCGTACCGCCGCGGCACCATCAGCGGGGGTGTCCCCATCCCCATCTGCACGCCACAGGTCCCCCTCAAAGCGCTCGCGGGGAACGCCGGCAGCGACGAGAACGTCTTCGTGGTGCCGTCTGCCGGAGGACCCGGAGGTTTGGGTTACAGCAAACTCTGCACCTCCACCCAGAGCCTCAGcgccttgccccccccctcctccccgtacTACCAGCTGGTCCCCGGTCAGATGCCCATCCCGGTGCCCTGCAGGCCGCCAGAGGGCGGCAACgccaaacagcagcaacagagaCAGTTCCACCAACAGCAACTGCAGCAACATCAGCACATCAGCCAGCAGCTGAATCAGCAGCATCGtaaccagctgcagcagcaccaccagcagcagcaggagatccagcagcagcaccagctgcagcagcaccatcagcagcagcaagagatccagcagcagcagctgcaccagcaccaccagcagcagcaagagatccagcagcagcagcagcagctgcaccagcaccaccagcagcagcaagagatccagcagcagcagcagcagcagctgcagcagcaccaccaccagcagcagcaagagatccagcagcagcagcagcagctgcagcagcagcaccaccaccaccatcagcagcagcagctgcagcctccgcagagcctgctgcagctgcaccaccagcagcagcaggagatccagctgcagcagcaccatcagcagcagcagttgcaGCCTCCGCAgagcctgcagctgcagcaccacCAGGATCAGTACCAGGAGCAGAAACCGAAGCTGTACCAGCAGGCCTACGCCCCCCAGGGAGAGCCCTCCACCCTGGTCCACAGCTCTCACCACCAGCTCCAGGCTCCTCCGCCCGCCGacccggagcagcagcagcagcagccggaggCGGCGGCCCTGGAAGGCGGGGGGGACATGCTGAACCAGATCCGAGCTGTAAAGCTCAAACGGACCCTGACCAACGATCGCTCCGCCCCCTTCCTGCCCGCTCCGACCAATCACAAATGA